Part of the Gigantopelta aegis isolate Gae_Host chromosome 15, Gae_host_genome, whole genome shotgun sequence genome is shown below.
ACACAAGAGACAAGCAGCTGTTGTGGTCGGAGAGACGAGGACTGTGATGTGGAGGTGGATAGCAAAAGTGTGTGGCAAACGGCAGATGTGTGTCACataaatatgaacttttatGATAAAGTACTACATATAAAAGACTTTATTGCTGACTTGAATTCTACTTCTTTTTTTCCGTTTTCTTAAATTAGAAAAACAGTAACTAATTTGCTACATACTTGAATGAGGTCACGTCCATCTTTTCTGGCTCTGCTACTGACGCGCCCAGTCTCGGGATCCGTTTGGTTGTCCGTCATGAATTTACTCCGCCCACCTCCCAGAATAACCTGTCAATCAACAAAACAGTCAAATGAAATGAGACAGAGTGTTCTGAAATATATTCCACAGTAGTGTTGGGGATAATACgggttaaaacaaaatgatctGACTTAAGTTTAATTTCACTACCctctgtagggtgtatactgcCAAATCCAATCCCATTGACGATAATAGTAACACGTGTGGCCAAAACTCCCACATGCAGTGCGACAAAACCACCGCGGATACAAatactgggcacacacctcagctatccgggctgtctgaccaggacagtcggctagttgttagtggtcagtgagagagtagccggtgcagtggtcttacacctacccattgaggcttaaaaactagctctgggtgggagccggtaccgggctgcgaacccaatacctaccagccttatgtcggaTGGCTTAATCATTACACTATCGAGGAGGGTATCACTGATTGTAATGATATCCGATGTAGTATTTCTGTTGAGcataaaacatattgtacagtttcttttttgtaaaagaagaagattgtatacaatctgacaaacaataatagtattagaaaactttactaacgtcaaaaaataaaagaacaagtcgacGACTACTCCACAAGgcagtagtaacaaagggcctttgttgtaagcgactggagcgtgaacgcgccggaaataatttagtggctgATTAGGGCCGCTTAGTGCTATacaaatcaagggcagataagtatgtttctaataaaGGCTatagttatatttgtatttgtgcatCATGATTAAAATTGTGTAAAAACATGTTCGTCACTTGGATAATAACGACAGACTTGCCAACTGTAGGCTGACAGGTGTTCATGACGGGTACCACATGGTGAGGATATGCCCATATTTCACAAATTCATTGCGCGAACGAAATATGGGTTACGCAAACTATGCTGACGCGATCGACGCGCGAATGAAACGATCACTCTCGCAAATTTCAGAGGCTTggcaacaacccccccccccccccccccgcttcctacgccagtacagcgggtttcctctcgactgtatgtcaaaataacaaaatttaatgtttgatatccaatagttgatgattaacaaatcaatgtgctctagtggtgccgttaaacaaaacaaacgttcaCCTGTATGTTGGGGTTGTCTTCAATAAGCTGTCTCGCAATGTCCGTGCAGTTTCCGTAAACATTCTGTATGTCGAAGTCATTCTCCCAGTTTCTACTCGCCGAGTGGGCGTATGCGGCGGCGGGAGTGGCGTGGGTCACACGGGTAGTCGTTACTATGCCAACAGACTTGCCTGGAGATTACAAAGAGAGTATCTGATCATTCAGGGCCGAATATAGCATAAATTATCTAGACGGCAagattaaaatgtatatatgtgatATCTTCAGAGCATGggcataatatattttaaaagttaaacgtGTTTTAgttctgtttaacgacgccacatCCGTTAATATAGGCAACCGAATGTGAAGATTTGCTGCAGCAGTTCTCCCCTTTCCTCCCCCACCCTCCTGCACCCCGCACCCCCGTCTCGCACGCTCAGTTTCTTACCTTCTGCCAGGGCCCAGTGTAGAACCGAGTCGACGTGTTTCCCGTGTGAAGTCTCGCAGTCGTCATACTGAACGCGGCCGTCCACGCCAACACACCCATAGTTGTTCTTCACGCCGGACAACAGCGCCGTGGCCGTAGCCGCCGAGTCCGTCGTCTGACTATCCACACTGTACGTCTGTCGAATGCAAAGCAGGCGCGGATATAGAATTGTATAAGGGGGTGATCTACATGCAATTACTTAATTGGaagttgtatattatatttagcGGTGAACCCACTTTAAAATATAAGAGCGGAGGGGGGTGGTGTGGTGTCTGTCGTCTGACTGTCCACACTGTACGTCTGTCGAATACAAAGCAGGCGCGGATATAGAATTGTATAAGGGGGTGGTCTACATGCAATTACTTTAATTGGaagttgtatattatatttagcGGTGAAACCACTTTAAAATATGAGAGCGGAGGTGTGAAGGGGGGCGTCGTCTGACTGTCCACACTGTACGTCTGTCGAATGAAAAGCGGGCGCGGATATAGAACCTTATAAGGGGGTGGTTAATATTAATGAGATtgaggatgagtttcattttattcttcagtgtccacgatacgacactttaagaaatagatttattaagaaatactactccaagaaccccagtgtttttaaactaatacagctattgtcaactacaaacaataaggagataaataaccttggcaaatacttactacaggcgaacaaaatgagggatatgctattactacaaacaacttaatatatctatatttatgtaacccatattgccgattgtttatatatagatatagatggattgttttatcggtatatgtgtatgtatttctgtaagtcattctccaccattgttccgcactattgtatataatattgtatttcattgttataatgctgataagttggaaaacttaacgcaataaagaacttgaacatgAACTTGAACATGCAATTACTTAATTGGAAGTTGCATGTTACAGTTAGCGATGAATTCACTTTAAAATaagtgaatgttttgttttgtgtgtgttgtttctGGATCGGCGCCTTAAAAGGAAAACTTTGGAGTTGGTATAGGAagatgtacatttaaaaaaaaaaattgggatagtattatttattttattttgtgtttagtgCCATACGACTTGTCTCCcattatcaatatattaaatattcttattGTCACGTCCAATAATAGACAAGCGACGGTGGCTTAGTGGTTTTCAAGGTGGGtggatactgggttcgcatctcaaTAGTAGCATGGGGTGTAAAGTTAGTACACCGaattctctttctgtctctgaaTATCTCTCCCGTTtctctccaccccccccccctctctctctctctctctctctctctctctctctctctctctctctctctctctctctctattccccctctcctctctctctttctctctctctgcccaTCTCTATTTcactatctctatctctctgccCCTCTCTCACcattcatctctctctctctctctctctctctctctctctctctctctctctctctctctctctctctttcactatctctctctcccttcctctcccctctctctctgccccTCTCTATTTCACTATCTCTCTGCCCCTCTCTCGCcattcatctctctctctctctctctctctctctctctctctctctctctccccccccccccctctcctctctctctttctctctctctgcccaTCTCTATTTcactatctctatctctctgccCCTCTCTCACtattcatctctctctctctctctctctctctctctctctctctctctctctctctctctctctctctctctctctctctctctctctctctctctctctctctctctcaactcaATATCTCAATATTTAACTCATCATTCACCTGGACGAACAACACAAATAACTGATGCGTCTAAGTGCGCGTGTGCATTTTTTTGCTCACAACAGCGTGCTTTAAActtaattataacatatacacGAAATAAccaagtgaaaataaaaacagacaTTTTACCTTAGACATGGCCACGTACGGAAACCGCTCAAACGTGAGAAACCCTTCTTCCCCAGTCTTGTTGTTCCTCTGTCCCTTCAACCACCTCGCTGCCGTTGTCGTGGTGATACCCATTCCGTCGCCGATGAAGAGGATGACGTTGTCGGCTCGTTTGACGATCGGCGAGAGGATTGTCGCCCTTCGTAGTTCCTCGCGCATCATATCGTTCCAGAATTCTGGATCTGTGATTggaataaaaactaaattcttGTTCTCTCCTCCTCTTACACACCTTTAGGCATTAAAATCATGTGTGTATGGCAGGCAGGCAGGAAGGCAGACAGATAGGCAGGATGTAGACAGGAAAAAGAGACGGAGAAAAACAttgagagggagggagaaagaggGGATGCAGGGAACATGTGTCATTATcattctttaacgacaccactagagcacattgatttatgaatcatcggctactggattgATAAtgctgacatatatatatagtcttggaggaaacccgctacatttcgctattagtcgcaagggatctttaatatacactattccacagacaggataggacataccacaaccttttatatacctgtcgtggtgcactggcttggacgagaaatagccaaatggacccactgacggagatcgatcccaaaccgaccgcgcatcaattcATCCATGTATACAATTTGTAAGCAATGGATTTATTTTGAAACACGTTTTTCAGAGTGATCTAGTAGGATTCAAACTGTATTGTGACTGTTTTCTCATAACTTCTGGTAAAACCAAATTTCAGTTTTGATAATTTTACAATTTGAGTAAAAGTTCCACCAAATATTATGTCCGTGTTCTGTGACCCTCAAAACATAGGGTTTGACACTAAAACAACATCCCTAGCTGGTATAGCCTCCgagatatgaaagaaagaaatgtttttatttaacgacgcactcaacacattttatttacggttatatggcgtcagacatatagttaaggaccacatagatattgagagaggaaacccgctgtcgccacttcatgggctactctttccgattagcagcaagggatctttcatatgcaccatcccacagacagggcagtacatactacggcctttgatataccagttgtggtgcactggctgaaacgagaaatagcccaatgggcccactgacagggatcgatcccacaccgaccgcgcatcaagcgaacgctgtaccactgggttacgtcccgcccctccgaGATATGAATGTCTGAATCTGGAACATACGTCATATTGCCATTGGTTTCCTAGCttagtagtaaagcgctcgcttaatgcgcgctCAGTTTgcgatcgattcccgtcagtgggcccattggtcttgttttcgctccagccagtgcaccacgactggtacatcaaaggccgtggtatgtgctatcctgtctatggggtggtatatataaaagatcccttgctgctaatcggaaagagtagcacatgaagtggcgacagcgagtttcctctctcaatatatgtgtggtccttaaccatatctctgatgccatataactgtaaataaaatgtgtcaagtgcgtcgtaaataaaacatttcctttttactTCCTGTTTGTCATCAAGTGGTTTCATGTTCACAACACTCCAATGATCAGTTCTAGCCACAAGGACAAACGTTACCCCTCCGTGACCACCTACTCACAAACCAAGCCTCTCTGATGACCATGTGTATTAATCGTTGGAAGTTTCGACATGTAATCTCACCAGTCTTGTCATTTCTGCTGTTTCCTCGCAGTCTGTTGCCGCTGTGTGTTACATGAGTGGATTAATCCGTAATTATTTGTAACGTCGTTGCGTGCATGTGGTGAATATGTGTTTTCAAGGAGGGTTCTAATAACTC
Proteins encoded:
- the LOC121390154 gene encoding alkaline phosphatase, tissue-nonspecific isozyme-like isoform X2, encoding MKSVSLFVCLLCLSSLSAEEHFDQTHPEFWNDMMREELRRATILSPIVKRADNVILFIGDGMGITTTTAARWLKGQRNNKTGEEGFLTFERFPYVAMSKTYSVDSQTTDSAATATALLSGVKNNYGCVGVDGRVQYDDCETSHGKHVDSVLHWALAEGKSVGIVTTTRVTHATPAAAYAHSASRNWENDFDIQNVYGNCTDIARQLIEDNPNIQVILGGGRSKFMTDNQTDPETGRVSSRARKDGRDLIQAWLDEKEARGVSHHYVWNASAFDDVDTQTTDYLLGLFSDTHMKYELERKDGPTPTEAGEPSIAEMTLKAIEILRRNKNGYFLLVEGGRIDHGHHLNWANLALSDTVALDDAVTVAATETSQEDTLIVVSADHSHVFNIAGYPQRGNPVLGAAGTGSDMLPYTSLVYGNGPGYGRRNITNDELAESLESSLEVLAGDPFS
- the LOC121390154 gene encoding alkaline phosphatase, tissue-nonspecific isozyme-like isoform X3 — its product is MKSVSLFVCLLCLSSLSAEEHFDQTHPEFWNDMMREELRRATILSPIVKRADNVILFIGDGMGITTTTAARWLKGQRNNKTGEEGFLTFERFPYVAMSKTYSVDSQTTDSAATATALLSGVKNNYGCVGVDGRVQYDDCETSHGKHVDSVLHWALAEGKSVGIVTTTRVTHATPAAAYAHSASRNWENDFDIQNVYGNCTDIARQLIEDNPNIQVILGGGRSKFMTDNQTDPETGRVSSRARKDGRDLIQAWLDEKEARGVSHHYVWNASAFDDVDTQTTDYLLGLFSDTHMKYELERKDGPTPTEAGEPSIAEMTLKAIEILRRNKNGYFLLVEGGRIDHGHHLNWANLALSDTVALDDAVTVAATETSQEDTLIVVSADHSHVFNIAGYPQRGNPVLGAAGTGSDMLPYTSLVYGNGPGYGRRNITNDELG